The following are encoded together in the Asticcacaulis sp. genome:
- a CDS encoding NAD(P)/FAD-dependent oxidoreductase, whose amino-acid sequence MEDIYDCVVIGGGPGGLTAALYLARFRRKILVIDARESRAALIPVSHNFPAFPDGVTGRSLLSRLREQLEPYAIDTLAESVVALERRAEVFRVVTATRTVLARRIVIATGIADRGMSGENWRLGIEAGGLRLCPICDAYEIIDKSVALLARTEHAASHALFLRDYTDKLTVFHVGAEAAFAADEAVALANAGITIVHDVGAGVAVDAAGRASVRAGNAVRSFDTVYPMFGCHPRNELAKTLGAQCDAEGKLLADPYQETTVPGVFAVGDVVSGLNQISVAVGQAAIAATHIHHGLRDQTVSY is encoded by the coding sequence ATGGAAGACATCTACGACTGCGTAGTGATCGGTGGCGGACCGGGTGGGCTCACTGCCGCCTTGTATCTCGCGCGGTTTCGGCGGAAAATCTTAGTCATCGATGCCCGGGAGAGCCGGGCGGCGCTAATCCCCGTATCGCATAATTTCCCTGCATTTCCTGACGGGGTGACGGGACGCAGCCTGCTTTCGCGGTTACGCGAACAGTTGGAGCCCTATGCGATCGATACGCTGGCAGAGAGCGTTGTCGCGCTTGAGCGGCGAGCAGAGGTTTTTCGTGTCGTAACGGCGACGCGAACCGTCTTAGCGCGACGGATTGTCATCGCGACTGGCATTGCGGATCGCGGCATGTCGGGTGAAAACTGGCGGCTCGGTATCGAGGCGGGGGGATTGCGTCTTTGCCCAATCTGCGACGCCTACGAAATCATCGACAAATCGGTTGCGCTTCTGGCGAGAACCGAGCACGCCGCGTCGCACGCCTTGTTCTTGAGGGATTATACGGACAAACTCACGGTATTTCACGTCGGCGCAGAAGCGGCGTTCGCCGCAGACGAGGCAGTCGCTCTCGCCAACGCCGGCATTACGATCGTCCATGATGTGGGCGCGGGCGTCGCCGTCGACGCTGCGGGGCGGGCAAGCGTTCGGGCCGGCAATGCAGTCCGGTCATTCGATACGGTGTATCCGATGTTCGGATGCCACCCGCGCAACGAACTGGCCAAGACGCTCGGCGCCCAATGCGACGCGGAGGGCAAACTCCTGGCGGATCCCTATCAGGAAACAACGGTCCCGGGCGTCTTTGCCGTCGGAGATGTTGTCAGTGGACTGAACCAGATCAGTGTGGCGGTCGGGCAAGCGGCGATTGCGGCAACCCACATCCACCACGGCCTGCGCGACCAGACCGTAAGCTATTAA
- a CDS encoding hemolysin III family protein: MGAEPHYPTASERTADLIVHILALALALFGGGAAIGLAVSHGLLGRVAAVAVYATGLVAMLVFSTAYNFSHARWQPYLYRVDHAGIFLMIAASYTPFTTQILHGTWGWAMTAAVWSLALVGVLIRMFVPRMGDIVVTSFYLVLGWIIVIAIKPLVQGTPAPALALLGGGGLVYTLGAVLFMLKRLKFRRAIWHGHVLAGAAAHYAAIMIGVVMASG; encoded by the coding sequence GTGGGGGCAGAACCGCACTACCCGACCGCGTCAGAACGCACCGCCGACCTTATCGTCCACATTCTCGCACTCGCCCTGGCATTATTTGGTGGCGGCGCTGCGATAGGCCTTGCGGTTAGCCATGGCCTCCTCGGGCGGGTCGCCGCCGTTGCCGTTTATGCAACCGGACTGGTCGCAATGCTGGTCTTTTCCACCGCATATAATTTTTCTCACGCGCGGTGGCAGCCCTATCTGTACCGGGTTGACCATGCCGGCATATTTCTGATGATTGCCGCCAGCTACACGCCGTTCACCACGCAAATCCTGCACGGCACCTGGGGTTGGGCAATGACCGCGGCTGTCTGGAGCCTGGCGCTCGTCGGGGTGCTGATCCGCATGTTCGTGCCACGCATGGGCGATATCGTGGTCACCAGTTTCTATCTGGTATTAGGCTGGATAATCGTGATCGCCATCAAACCGCTTGTCCAGGGAACACCGGCTCCCGCACTCGCCCTGCTCGGCGGTGGCGGTCTGGTTTACACCCTCGGCGCCGTCCTGTTTATGCTGAAGCGCCTCAAATTTCGGCGCGCCATCTGGCATGGACACGTGCTGGCCGGCGCGGCGGCGCATTATGCCGCGATCATGATCGGCGTGGTGATGGCTTCGGGATAA